The genomic region TGGTTGCAGACTGACAGTGACAGCAATGATGACCGCCTAATTCGGCCCTTGATTTTGTCAGCTGCGGTATACGGTCGGGCACCGGAAGCCCTTGAAGCGGCCCATGACCTCTTTGAAAAGTACCGTGATGATTTGACCAAGTTGCCCGCCGAAGCCCGGCCAGCAGTTTTGACCAATGAAATCGAAAATTATAACAGTCAGGCTACCTTTGACCTACTGCTTAACCTTTATCAAAACACGGCCACGGCTAGTTTGAAGAGCGACATCCAGGCCGCCCTGACAACCACGCCGGACGCCAAGCAGGTTAACCAGGCAATTAGTGACTTCCAGACCGCCACGGTCATTAAGCCCCAAGACCTGCGCCGTTGGTTTGAAGGCTACTTGCGTAACCCAGTCGGTCAGCAGGCGGCCTGGGATTGGATTCGCGACCAATGGTCTTGGTTGGAAGAAAAGCTCGGTGGCGACATGGAGTTCTCCAGTTACGTTACGGTTATCAGCCGGGTCTTCCACACGGCTGAGCGCCTGAACGAGTTTGAGGCCTTCTTTAATCCTAAGATTGAACAACCTGGTTTGACGCGTGAAATTCAAATGGACCGCGATATCATCGCTAGCCGGGTCCAAGTCATCGCTGACCAGCAAGAAAGCCTATTTAAAGCCCTGGAAGCTCATTAAACACCCCTGGTTAAATTAGAAAATAATCCTGGACCACTTGGTGATTTTCTTATCATAGTTGCTTTTTTATGAGTAAAATATTAGATTGTTATAAAAGTAATGCTGGGGGAGCACAATGAAAACTTTAAAAGTTGAAAATTTACACGTTAACGTCGCCGGTAAGGAAATCTTAAAGGGCGTTAACTTGACGGTGAACACGGGTGAAGTCCACGCCATCATGGGACCCAATGGGACTGGAAAGTCAACCCTGTCCCAGGCCATCATGGGCCACCCCGCCTACGAAATTACCGAGGGTAAGATTACCTTTGACGGTCAGGATTTGGCTGAGATGAGCGTCGATGAACGCGCCCGGGCTGGCCTCTTTTTGGCCATGCAGTACCCCGCTGAAATTCAGGGGGTTACCAACGCCGAATTTATGCGGGCCGCGGTTAACGCCCGCCGGCCAGAAGACGACCAGATTGGCGTTTTGCCTTTTATGAAGGAACTCGACAAGAAGCGTGAGTTCCTGTCAATGAGTGCCGAAATGGCCAACCGTTACTTGAACGAAGGGTTCTCTGGTGGTGAAAAGAAGCGCAATGAGATCCTGCAGATGATGATGATTCAGCCATCAATCGCCATCTTGGATGAAATTGATTCTGGTCTGGATATCGATGCCCTCAAGGTCGTTTCCCGCGGGGTGAACAGCATGAAGTCCGATGATTTTGCGGTCTTGATGATCACCCACTATCAGCGTTTGCTGGACTACATTGTGCCTGACTTTGTCCATGTCATGATGGGCGGTCGGGTTGTCAAAACTGGTGGACCAGAAATGGCCCGCAAGCTGGAAGCCGAAGGTTATGCTGGTCTGCGTGATGAGTTAGGCCTAGACATTGTCCTAACTGATGAAGACGCCGACGAAGACATTACGGGGGTCTGATATGAACCAAGAAGTTATTGAGCAGCTCCCCCTGCCAGAGTTTGCCAAGGTTCGTTACCGTCCCTGGCACCTAGAGGACCTAGACGCCGGCCAGGGTAGCAGTCATAATCCCCACTTTGCCCATGATGGACAGACCGGGGCAGAGATTGCTGGTCAGGCAGTTGCCTTCCATCACTTGAGTGAAGAACTGCACGAAGCCGGGGTAATTGTTACCAATATTCAAAGTGCCCGGGAAGAATACCCGGACCTGGTTGACCAAGTCCTTGGTAAGGTCGTTGATCCTGGTCGGGACCGATTGACCGCTGCTAACTTTGACCAATTTAATACCGGACTATTTGTTTACATCCCAGCGGGCGTGACCGTTAAACCGGTTTTGCACCTATACCTGGATCACCTGGCTGAAAACGGGGACATGGCCGCCCACAACCTGGTCTACGTTGGCCGGGACAGTGAGGCGACAATTCTACAAGAAACCCACACCGTCGGTGAGGGGACCAGTAAGGTTTCAATTGTGACCGAGGTCCTAGCCGCCCGCAATG from Leuconostocaceae bacterium ESL0723 harbors:
- the sufC gene encoding Fe-S cluster assembly ATPase SufC — its product is MKTLKVENLHVNVAGKEILKGVNLTVNTGEVHAIMGPNGTGKSTLSQAIMGHPAYEITEGKITFDGQDLAEMSVDERARAGLFLAMQYPAEIQGVTNAEFMRAAVNARRPEDDQIGVLPFMKELDKKREFLSMSAEMANRYLNEGFSGGEKKRNEILQMMMIQPSIAILDEIDSGLDIDALKVVSRGVNSMKSDDFAVLMITHYQRLLDYIVPDFVHVMMGGRVVKTGGPEMARKLEAEGYAGLRDELGLDIVLTDEDADEDITGV